GATTGCGGCGTGTACTGACGATATGAGGCTGCGAACTGCCTTGCTATTAACTACTGTAGAAGAATATTGTTTGCGCCCGATTCACAATCGACCTTTAATCGTGCATCGCTTTGTCAATTTTCTTCGCCGGACGCAGATGGGAGGAGTCACACAAGTTCCAGAACGCAGAATTCTCAAACTATTGTCTGACGAATTCCTTTCTGATGATGGCGATCGCACTTGGAGCGCGATCGACGTGCGATCGGTCAGCGTGTATCAAGACAGCCAAACCCAAGCAGACCAGTACGCAGCAAGACATCTCGTGCAATCGAAATTTAGCAACTATTTAACTAACAATTTGGGAGAAACTGCCGCGCAATGGTTAGAACTATACTTACAAGGTAGGTCTCAAGAAGCGATCGCCCAACAGTTAAATTTATCAGTCAAAGAAGTCTATCGACTGCGAGAAAAAATTGTCTACCATGCCGTGAAAGTATTTGGATTAAAACATCATCCAGAACTAGTGAGTCATTGGCTGGGCACGAGTTTAGAAGAACACAGTTTCGGCTTGACACCTAAGCAATGGCAGGAATTTTGGGAGCAACTAACCCCAAGGCAGCGCCAAGTTGTAGAGTTAAGAAAGTCTGGCAAAAATTTAGATGCGATCGCCTACACTCTCAACCGCAAGTTAAATCAAATTACTAGCGAATGGAATAAACTTTGCTTAGTAGCCCAAGTCGTGCGAAGTGGGATGAACTAAAATACTAATTTTTTTAGATAACAAGTTTTCGAGGCAATAACTTTTTACTTACTCGATTCCTCAACAGTTTCAATCGCTGCTAAACAAAACTGAGAAACAGCCATAATCGCAAACACAGAACCAAAATAGATAGCAGTGAGGAATTCAACCGTGTTATCGAAAGGAATGAAGGCAGTCATGGTCATCGTCTCCTGAGAGGGAGCAGGGAGCAGGGAGCAGGGAGCAGATGGGCTTCAGGAGAAATCCAAAATTCATCGCAGTGCGAATTGTTTTCCTTTCTTAGCCTTCTTTTCGCCTACTCTCTCGAAACAGTAGACCACCCTTTTGTGTTGTAGTCAAGCAAAAATTTTGCTTTTTTTTGCTGTCTGGCAACCGCTGCTATACGTTTACAGTAGCGATCGCTCGTTCGACAATTTGTAAGGCTGCGTCCACTTCTGCGGCTGTCACAATCAAGGGTGGTACGAAGCGCAGCACTTTTGCTCCGGCTGGCACGAGTAATAAACCTTCGGCGATCGCCGCTTTAACTACATCCGCTGCGGTAATTTCGCTGTCGGCAGCTAACTCCATCCCATGAATTAAACCCCAACCGCGCACGTCAGTGATGAGGGCGGGATATTTGGCTGCCAGCGCCCGCAAGCCCGTTCTGAGCTGTTCGCCGCGTGCTTGCACGTTTTCTAACAAATTCTCCCGTTCAATTGTTTGGCACACCGTCAAGGCGACTGCACAGGCAAATGGATTGCCCCCAAACGTACTGGCGTGATCTCCTGGTGCAAACACATCGCAATGCTGCTTGCACATCATCGCGCCGATGGGGATACCACCACCTAAACCCTTGGCAGAAGTGAAAATATCTGGTTCGATGCCTAAATTCTCGTAGCCCCACAATTTCCCAGTTCGTCCCATTCCCGCTTGCACTTCGTCCAGAATTAGTAAAATTCCGGTTTCGTCACAAATCCGCCGAATTGCTTGGAAGTATGCCACTTCTCCGGGGCGCACCCCGCCTTCTCCTTGCAGCGGTTCGAGCAGAATTGCACTCACTGCCCGATCGCCTTCATCTAGTTCTGAGATGGCGGCTTCGATCGCCTGAATCTCGTTATAGGGGACGTAATGGAACCCTGGGACTAAGGGGGCAAAGTTTTTCTGATATTTCGGTTGTCCGGTAGCGGTGATCGTGGCTAGGGTTCTGCCGTGGAAGCTGGCGTTGGCCGTGAGCATGACTGGATGCTCGATCTTCTGTACGGT
This window of the Chroococcidiopsis thermalis PCC 7203 genome carries:
- a CDS encoding HetZ-related protein 2 is translated as MQTIQVNVAERDRHLATATEISQEWRLRLTQECPAQSDTARESIVRWLIGEDTERYQTCNSLQLSIAQQAMEYRFRILKQRYLGVSPQQAYHRLTIRLCSLVLLRNKIHALVALGGDRRRAVVDVLQEIIQDLLQRDRYLQQQTAWIAACTDDMRLRTALLLTTVEEYCLRPIHNRPLIVHRFVNFLRRTQMGGVTQVPERRILKLLSDEFLSDDGDRTWSAIDVRSVSVYQDSQTQADQYAARHLVQSKFSNYLTNNLGETAAQWLELYLQGRSQEAIAQQLNLSVKEVYRLREKIVYHAVKVFGLKHHPELVSHWLGTSLEEHSFGLTPKQWQEFWEQLTPRQRQVVELRKSGKNLDAIAYTLNRKLNQITSEWNKLCLVAQVVRSGMN
- a CDS encoding aspartate aminotransferase family protein, whose amino-acid sequence is MSLDTVSQPTSVVESNLQQTGEYDFDRFKESVMDTYARFPIALERGAGCRVWDSTGKEYLDLVAGIATCTLGHAHPAMVETVTRQIQTLHHVSNLFYIPVQGQLAQWLVQHSCAEKVFLCNSGAEANEAAIKLARKYAHTVQKIEHPVMLTANASFHGRTLATITATGQPKYQKNFAPLVPGFHYVPYNEIQAIEAAISELDEGDRAVSAILLEPLQGEGGVRPGEVAYFQAIRRICDETGILLILDEVQAGMGRTGKLWGYENLGIEPDIFTSAKGLGGGIPIGAMMCKQHCDVFAPGDHASTFGGNPFACAVALTVCQTIERENLLENVQARGEQLRTGLRALAAKYPALITDVRGWGLIHGMELAADSEITAADVVKAAIAEGLLLVPAGAKVLRFVPPLIVTAAEVDAALQIVERAIATVNV